The Stenotrophomonas maltophilia genome includes a region encoding these proteins:
- the rsmA gene encoding 16S rRNA (adenine(1518)-N(6)/adenine(1519)-N(6))-dimethyltransferase RsmA yields the protein MNSPHSLSGPVFTAPAKKQLGQHFLADRHYIDKIVMAVNPKDGDRLVEIGPGQGAITLPLLRVHPKLTVIEFDRDLIAPLTAAAEPLGELTIVHRDVLRVDFTELAAGQPIRLVGNLPYNISSPILFHALEHAAVIRDMHFMLQKEVVDRMAAGPGSKVYGRLSVMLQAYCQVTSLFVVPPGAFRPPPKVDSAVVRLVPRDPATININDHKRFAEVVKAAFGQRRKTLRNALNNVVSAEQFVAAGVRPDARAEQLDVAEFIALANAS from the coding sequence ATGAATTCCCCGCATTCCCTCTCCGGCCCGGTGTTCACCGCCCCGGCCAAGAAGCAGCTTGGCCAGCATTTCCTGGCCGACCGCCACTACATCGACAAGATCGTGATGGCGGTCAACCCGAAAGACGGTGACCGCCTGGTCGAGATCGGTCCCGGCCAGGGCGCGATCACGCTGCCGCTGCTGCGCGTGCATCCGAAACTGACGGTGATCGAGTTCGACCGTGACCTGATCGCGCCGCTGACCGCCGCCGCCGAGCCGCTGGGCGAGCTGACCATCGTCCACCGCGACGTGCTGCGCGTGGACTTCACCGAGCTGGCCGCCGGCCAGCCGATCCGCCTGGTCGGCAACCTGCCCTACAACATCTCCTCGCCGATCCTGTTCCATGCACTGGAACATGCCGCGGTGATCCGCGACATGCATTTCATGCTGCAGAAGGAAGTGGTCGACCGCATGGCCGCCGGCCCCGGCAGCAAGGTGTACGGCCGGCTCAGCGTGATGCTGCAGGCCTACTGCCAGGTGACCTCGCTGTTCGTGGTGCCGCCGGGCGCGTTCCGGCCGCCGCCGAAGGTCGATTCGGCCGTGGTGCGGCTGGTGCCGCGTGACCCGGCCACGATCAACATCAACGACCACAAGCGTTTCGCCGAGGTGGTCAAGGCCGCCTTCGGGCAGCGCCGCAAGACCCTGCGCAACGCTCTGAACAACGTGGTGTCCGCCGAACAGTTCGTTGCCGCCGGCGTGCGTCCCGATGCCCGCGCCGAACAGCTGGACGTGGCCGAATTCATCGCTTTGGCCAATGCCTCCTGA
- the apaG gene encoding Co2+/Mg2+ efflux protein ApaG, producing the protein MEDADVYAISVEVAPRFLDDQSAPEDGRYAFAYTIRIHNQGRVAARLVARHWRITDANGRVEHVDGDGVIGEQPRLRPGEDFHYTSGVMLGTDHGTMQGHYDMVADDGTEFAAPVAPFVLAIPRTLH; encoded by the coding sequence ATGGAAGACGCTGACGTTTACGCCATCTCCGTCGAAGTCGCACCGCGCTTCCTCGACGATCAATCCGCGCCGGAAGACGGACGCTATGCGTTCGCCTACACGATCCGCATCCACAACCAGGGGCGTGTTGCCGCGCGCCTGGTCGCACGCCACTGGCGCATCACCGATGCCAACGGCCGCGTCGAGCATGTCGATGGCGACGGGGTGATCGGCGAGCAGCCACGCCTGCGTCCCGGTGAAGACTTCCATTACACGTCCGGTGTCATGCTGGGGACCGATCACGGGACCATGCAGGGCCACTACGACATGGTCGCCGACGACGGCACCGAATTTGCCGCGCCGGTCGCACCTTTCGTGCTGGCCATCCCGCGTACCCTGCACTGA
- a CDS encoding TPM domain-containing protein — translation MIQRLCRHVFSPSVRRAFPPATLQAITEAIAAGEQRHGGQVMFAVEADLPLAALWHKVTPRQAAEHAFARLRTWDTANNNGVLIYLLLADHAIEIVADRGLQGRVSPAQWQRVCTHLREGLRGSHPVEALQDAIDEVSSLIEGHFPASTRSNDDALPNSPQLLG, via the coding sequence ATGATCCAACGACTGTGTCGTCATGTATTTTCGCCGTCGGTACGGCGCGCGTTCCCGCCGGCCACGCTGCAGGCGATCACCGAGGCCATCGCAGCCGGTGAGCAGCGCCACGGTGGCCAGGTGATGTTCGCGGTGGAAGCGGACCTGCCGCTGGCCGCGCTGTGGCACAAGGTCACCCCGCGCCAGGCCGCCGAACATGCCTTCGCGCGCCTGCGCACCTGGGATACCGCCAACAACAACGGTGTGCTGATCTACCTGCTGCTGGCCGACCACGCCATCGAGATCGTCGCCGACCGTGGCCTGCAGGGCCGGGTCAGCCCGGCACAATGGCAGCGGGTCTGCACCCACCTGCGCGAGGGCCTGCGTGGCTCCCATCCGGTGGAAGCGCTGCAGGATGCCATCGACGAGGTCTCCAGCCTGATCGAAGGGCACTTTCCGGCCTCGACCCGGTCGAACGATGACGCGTTGCCGAACTCGCCCCAGCTCCTTGGTTGA
- a CDS encoding peptidylprolyl isomerase, with protein MTKRFPVLLASLLAVSSVSAPLQVLAQEAQPLDRIAAVVDEDVILQSELQRAIANIKAQYAGRENQLPPEDVLSRQVLERLVLVKLQVARAQGSGIRVSDQELNQAMNSIAQQNGSNLDALRQRLAHDGIDFNDFRASVRDEITVQRLRQSFAQSRISVSEGEVDAALKQQATVGNQYHLAHILVALPDGANADQIATGQKKADGVKALLDKGELDFNAAAVRYSDSPNALEGGDLGWRSLDEIPQAFAQMMEKMKPGEVVGPIRGPSGFQLLKLVEVRDASATAGASTVTEYHGRHILVRVDDHQTDAAAKAKIDTLRARIAGGADFETVAKESSEDNNSKGQGGDLGWFPADAFGPAFGQQVAAIQDGGVSQPFRTDAGWHILQRVATRQTDVTNDNQRAQVRETIGRRKLEDEYNRFLQELRGEAYVSFRSGDRAENTATPPQS; from the coding sequence ATGACCAAGCGCTTCCCCGTTCTACTCGCCTCGCTGCTGGCGGTGTCCAGCGTGTCCGCCCCCCTGCAGGTGCTTGCCCAGGAGGCGCAGCCGCTCGACCGCATCGCCGCCGTCGTCGATGAGGACGTGATCCTGCAGAGCGAGCTCCAGCGTGCGATCGCCAACATCAAGGCGCAGTACGCCGGACGGGAGAACCAGCTGCCGCCGGAAGACGTGCTCAGCCGCCAGGTGCTCGAGCGCCTGGTGCTGGTCAAGCTGCAGGTGGCCCGCGCCCAGGGCAGCGGCATCCGTGTCAGCGACCAGGAGCTGAACCAGGCGATGAACTCCATCGCCCAGCAGAACGGTTCGAACCTGGACGCCCTGCGCCAGCGCCTGGCCCACGACGGCATCGATTTCAACGATTTCCGCGCATCGGTGCGTGATGAGATCACCGTGCAGCGCCTGCGCCAGAGCTTCGCGCAGAGCCGCATCAGCGTCAGCGAGGGTGAAGTCGATGCCGCGCTGAAGCAGCAGGCCACGGTAGGCAACCAGTATCACCTGGCGCACATCCTGGTCGCGTTGCCGGACGGCGCCAACGCCGACCAGATCGCCACCGGCCAGAAGAAGGCCGATGGCGTCAAGGCCCTGCTGGACAAGGGCGAGCTGGACTTCAACGCGGCGGCCGTGCGCTATTCCGACAGCCCCAATGCGCTGGAAGGCGGCGACCTGGGCTGGCGCAGCCTGGATGAAATCCCGCAGGCCTTCGCGCAGATGATGGAAAAGATGAAGCCCGGCGAAGTGGTCGGCCCGATCCGTGGCCCCAGCGGCTTCCAGCTGTTGAAGCTGGTGGAAGTGCGTGATGCCAGCGCCACCGCTGGCGCCAGCACCGTCACCGAGTACCACGGTCGCCACATCCTGGTGCGCGTGGACGATCATCAGACCGACGCGGCCGCCAAAGCCAAGATCGATACCCTGCGTGCCCGCATTGCCGGTGGCGCGGACTTCGAAACCGTGGCCAAGGAGTCCTCCGAGGACAACAACAGCAAGGGCCAGGGCGGCGATCTGGGCTGGTTCCCGGCCGATGCGTTCGGTCCGGCCTTTGGCCAGCAGGTGGCCGCCATCCAGGACGGCGGCGTCAGCCAGCCGTTCCGCACCGATGCCGGTTGGCACATCCTGCAGCGCGTGGCCACTCGCCAGACCGACGTGACCAACGACAACCAGCGTGCCCAGGTCCGCGAGACCATTGGCCGCCGCAAGCTGGAAGACGAGTACAACCGCTTCCTGCAGGAACTGCGCGGCGAAGCCTACGTCAGCTTCCGCAGTGGCGACCGCGCGGAAAACACCGCCACGCCGCCGCAGTCCTGA
- a CDS encoding thymidylate synthase: MKAYLDLLSHVLEHGAEKSDRTGTGTRSVFGWQMRFNLADGFPLVTTKKLHLRSIIHELLWFLKGDTNIGYLKDNQVRIWDEWADENGDLGPVYGKQWRSWATADGREIDQMQWLVDEIKRNPDSRRLVVSAWNVGELSQMALMPCHNLFQFYVVDGKLSCQLYQRSGDIFLGVPFNIASYALLTHMVAQATGLGVGDFVHTLGDAHLYSNHFEQAREQLSREPRALPQLWLNPEVTDLFGFQFDDIRIDGYDPHPAIKAPVAV; this comes from the coding sequence ATGAAGGCTTACCTGGACCTGCTCTCGCATGTGCTCGAGCACGGCGCCGAGAAGAGCGACCGCACCGGCACCGGTACCCGCAGCGTGTTCGGCTGGCAGATGCGTTTCAACCTGGCCGACGGCTTCCCGCTGGTCACCACCAAGAAGCTGCACCTGCGCTCGATCATCCACGAGCTGCTGTGGTTCCTGAAGGGCGACACCAACATCGGCTACCTGAAGGACAACCAGGTGCGGATCTGGGACGAGTGGGCCGACGAGAACGGCGATCTCGGCCCGGTGTACGGCAAGCAGTGGCGCAGCTGGGCCACCGCCGATGGCCGTGAGATCGATCAGATGCAGTGGCTGGTCGACGAGATCAAGCGCAACCCCGATTCGCGGCGGCTGGTGGTCAGCGCCTGGAACGTGGGCGAGCTTTCGCAGATGGCGCTGATGCCGTGCCACAACCTGTTCCAGTTCTACGTGGTGGACGGCAAGCTCAGCTGCCAGCTGTACCAGCGCAGCGGCGACATCTTCCTCGGCGTGCCGTTCAACATCGCCAGCTACGCGCTGCTGACCCACATGGTGGCGCAGGCCACCGGCCTGGGCGTGGGCGATTTCGTGCATACGCTGGGCGACGCGCACCTGTATTCGAACCACTTCGAGCAGGCGCGCGAGCAGCTGTCGCGTGAACCGCGCGCGCTGCCCCAGCTGTGGTTGAACCCGGAGGTGACCGACCTGTTCGGCTTCCAGTTCGACGACATCCGCATCGACGGTTACGACCCGCATCCGGCGATCAAGGCGCCGGTGGCGGTATGA
- the pdxA gene encoding 4-hydroxythreonine-4-phosphate dehydrogenase PdxA produces MRPELALVPGEPAGIGPELCVRLVQQPREDCRLLAFADPDTLRAAAAALNLPLQLLPEGAEARVPGDLRLRVVANATPSRFGQADPANAGAVIGALLGAGQACLSGELHGVVTGPVHKAVINEGGIAYSGTTELLADQAGVKVVMMLANHIVRVALATTHLPLREVADAITTPSLEHTLRTVHAALRREFGLPAPRIAVLGLNPHSGEDGHLGREELDLVIPLLQRLRAEGMDLIGPLPADTAFLPAKLAGFDTVLAMYHDQGLPVLKYSGFEQAVNLTLGLPYPRVAVDHGTALDLAGRGVADPSSLQAATTLCAQLARQRTLSA; encoded by the coding sequence ATGCGCCCCGAGCTCGCTCTGGTACCGGGCGAGCCCGCCGGGATCGGCCCGGAGCTGTGCGTCCGCCTCGTCCAGCAGCCGCGTGAAGATTGCCGGCTGCTGGCCTTCGCCGACCCGGACACCCTGCGCGCGGCCGCGGCCGCGCTGAACCTGCCGCTGCAACTGTTGCCCGAGGGTGCCGAAGCGCGCGTCCCCGGCGACCTGCGCCTGCGCGTGGTGGCCAATGCCACCCCGAGCCGTTTCGGCCAGGCCGATCCGGCCAATGCCGGCGCGGTCATCGGCGCCCTGCTCGGTGCCGGCCAGGCCTGCCTGTCAGGCGAACTGCACGGCGTGGTGACCGGCCCGGTGCACAAGGCCGTAATCAACGAAGGCGGCATCGCCTACAGCGGCACCACCGAACTGCTGGCCGACCAGGCTGGGGTGAAGGTGGTGATGATGCTGGCCAACCACATCGTGCGCGTGGCCCTGGCCACCACCCACCTGCCACTGCGCGAGGTGGCCGACGCGATCACCACGCCCAGCCTGGAACACACCCTTCGCACCGTGCACGCCGCGCTGCGCCGCGAGTTCGGCCTGCCCGCGCCACGCATCGCCGTGCTCGGCCTGAACCCGCACTCCGGCGAAGACGGCCATCTGGGCCGCGAGGAACTGGACCTGGTCATCCCGCTGCTGCAGCGCCTGCGCGCGGAGGGCATGGACCTGATCGGGCCGCTGCCAGCCGATACCGCCTTCCTGCCGGCCAAGCTGGCCGGCTTCGACACCGTGCTGGCGATGTACCACGACCAGGGCCTGCCGGTGCTGAAGTACTCGGGCTTCGAGCAGGCGGTGAACCTGACCCTGGGCCTGCCCTACCCACGCGTTGCAGTGGACCACGGCACCGCGCTGGACCTTGCCGGCCGTGGCGTTGCCGATCCTTCCAGCCTGCAGGCGGCAACGACGTTGTGTGCGCAGCTTGCGCGGCAACGTACACTGAGCGCATGA
- a CDS encoding TPM domain-containing protein produces the protein MRLATALLALLLWLPLASHAQQLAPIPALDSPVVDTTGTLDAAQKQALVQQALDLQQRKGSQLQVLVVPTTQPEDIAQYTTRVFDQWQIGRKGVDDGVLLVVAKDDRRVRIEPGYGLEGAIPDAIANRVIQEYLVPRFRNGDYAGGITDATAVLVKLIDGEALPAPVSGHRGREPSGDGDTWFLALFIGVFAGSILRGIFSRVPRPLRGLLGGAGAALAAFLFTSTLLASGLAGVVGLIVAMLSGHPGRFAGGGGWGGGSWGGGGGFGGGGGFGGGGGWGGGGGRSGGGGASGGW, from the coding sequence ATGCGCCTGGCCACTGCGCTCCTGGCCCTGCTGCTATGGCTGCCGCTGGCATCGCACGCCCAGCAGCTGGCGCCGATTCCGGCGCTGGATTCGCCGGTGGTCGACACCACCGGCACGCTGGATGCCGCGCAGAAGCAGGCGCTGGTACAGCAGGCGCTGGACCTTCAGCAGCGCAAGGGCAGCCAGCTGCAGGTGCTGGTGGTGCCCACCACCCAGCCGGAGGACATCGCGCAGTACACCACGCGGGTCTTCGATCAATGGCAGATCGGCCGCAAGGGCGTGGACGACGGGGTGCTGCTGGTGGTGGCCAAGGACGACCGGCGCGTGCGCATTGAACCCGGTTATGGTCTGGAGGGAGCGATTCCCGATGCCATCGCCAACCGGGTCATCCAGGAGTACCTGGTGCCGCGCTTCCGCAACGGCGACTACGCCGGTGGCATCACCGACGCCACGGCGGTGCTGGTCAAGCTGATCGACGGGGAAGCGCTGCCGGCACCGGTCAGCGGCCATCGCGGGCGTGAGCCCAGCGGTGATGGCGATACCTGGTTTCTGGCGCTGTTCATCGGTGTGTTCGCCGGCAGCATCCTGCGCGGGATCTTCTCGCGCGTGCCGCGTCCGCTGCGTGGCCTGCTCGGCGGTGCCGGTGCGGCGCTGGCGGCATTCCTGTTCACCTCCACGCTGCTCGCCAGTGGCCTGGCTGGCGTCGTGGGCCTGATTGTTGCCATGCTCTCCGGTCACCCGGGCCGCTTTGCCGGTGGCGGTGGCTGGGGCGGTGGCAGCTGGGGCGGCGGAGGCGGCTTCGGCGGGGGCGGTGGATTCGGCGGCGGCGGCGGTTGGGGCGGCGGCGGTGGCCGCTCCGGCGGTGGCGGTGCTTCGGGGGGCTGGTGA
- a CDS encoding dihydrofolate reductase gives MKLSMIVALDRNRGIGQGNAMPWHLPDDFKHFKALTLGKPILMGRKTAESIGRVLPGRTNLVLTRSGQVPFEGMRAVASLDEAKAIAEGEGASELCIIGGGEIFHQLLDQASDLYLTWVDAEIPADTHFPEVDMQDWREVSSEPHPADERHAYAFRFAHYVRR, from the coding sequence CTGAAGCTGTCGATGATCGTGGCGCTGGACCGCAACCGTGGCATCGGCCAGGGCAATGCCATGCCCTGGCACCTGCCGGATGACTTCAAGCACTTCAAGGCGCTCACCCTGGGCAAGCCGATCCTGATGGGGCGCAAGACGGCCGAGTCGATCGGCCGCGTGCTGCCGGGGCGGACCAACCTGGTGCTGACCCGCAGCGGCCAGGTGCCGTTCGAGGGCATGCGTGCGGTGGCGTCGCTGGACGAGGCGAAGGCGATTGCCGAAGGCGAGGGCGCCAGCGAGCTGTGCATCATCGGCGGCGGCGAGATCTTCCACCAGTTACTGGACCAGGCCAGTGACCTGTACCTGACCTGGGTGGATGCCGAAATCCCCGCCGATACCCATTTCCCCGAAGTCGACATGCAGGACTGGCGGGAAGTGAGCAGCGAGCCGCACCCGGCCGACGAACGCCATGCCTACGCGTTCCGCTTCGCGCACTACGTGCGCCGCTGA
- the lgt gene encoding prolipoprotein diacylglyceryl transferase, which translates to MIYFHDIDPIALSLGPIKVHWYGIMYLLGFTAAWLLGRKRIAAGRLPGVDANGFSDLLFYAMLGVVLGGRIGYMLFYALGDFLHNPLLLFKVWDGGMSFHGGLLGVLGACWWWSRKHKLHFFDTMDFMAPLVPLGLGFGRIGNFIGAELWGKYTDGTWGVVFPSGLPAPLNQLDHATLQAQFATGALNQFARHPSQMYEAFLEGLVMFVVLWAVSAKPRHRYLVGGLFALMYGLFRFAVEFVRMPDNGVYVAFDWLTRGQILSLPLIAFGLVLLVMSRRAPVLQPQLPVTAGGKA; encoded by the coding sequence ATGATCTATTTCCACGACATCGACCCCATCGCCCTCTCGCTGGGGCCGATCAAGGTGCATTGGTACGGCATCATGTACCTGCTGGGCTTCACCGCCGCCTGGCTGCTGGGACGCAAGCGCATCGCCGCCGGCCGCCTGCCGGGCGTCGACGCCAATGGTTTCTCCGACCTGCTGTTCTACGCCATGCTCGGCGTGGTGCTGGGCGGGCGTATCGGCTACATGCTGTTCTACGCGCTGGGCGATTTCCTGCACAACCCGCTGCTGCTGTTCAAGGTGTGGGATGGCGGCATGAGTTTCCACGGCGGCCTGCTGGGCGTGCTGGGCGCCTGCTGGTGGTGGTCGCGCAAGCACAAGCTGCATTTCTTCGACACCATGGATTTCATGGCGCCGCTGGTGCCGCTGGGCCTGGGCTTCGGGCGCATCGGCAACTTCATCGGTGCCGAGCTGTGGGGCAAGTACACCGACGGTACCTGGGGCGTGGTGTTCCCGTCCGGCCTGCCGGCACCGCTGAACCAGCTGGACCACGCGACCCTGCAGGCGCAGTTCGCCACCGGCGCGCTGAACCAGTTCGCGCGCCATCCGTCGCAGATGTATGAAGCCTTCCTGGAAGGCCTGGTGATGTTCGTGGTGCTGTGGGCCGTGTCGGCCAAGCCGCGCCACCGTTACCTGGTCGGCGGTCTGTTCGCGCTGATGTACGGACTGTTCCGCTTCGCGGTGGAGTTCGTGCGCATGCCCGACAACGGCGTCTACGTGGCCTTCGACTGGCTGACCCGTGGCCAGATCCTCAGCCTGCCGCTGATTGCCTTCGGCCTGGTGCTGCTGGTGATGTCGCGCCGTGCGCCGGTACTGCAGCCGCAGCTGCCGGTGACTGCCGGGGGCAAGGCATGA
- a CDS encoding symmetrical bis(5'-nucleosyl)-tetraphosphatase has product MSVWAIGDLQGCYDVTQRLLEKIRFDPAQDTLWFCGDLVNRGGQSLETLRLVHSLREHSVVVLGNHDLSLLAVGARTEEEQRKVNPDLLRIVQAEDRDELLDWLRLQKLVHVDRELGWMMVHAGLAPKWTTQMAEKHAAEVEAQLHGAGYRKLFRNMYGDKPSWAPNLSGYDRSRAIINVLTRMRYCTPRGRIGIEDKGTPGTQEQGLYPWFEVPGRVERDLKIVCGHWSALGLTITQGVHAIDTGAVWGGKLTAIQLDTDELRVVQVPGRDVPAPVPNARPPARPAHERPAASAQGKEQGGGNTPAANPGNRGPRRRRRRGGGAGGGSAGPGSNSPPPQA; this is encoded by the coding sequence ATGAGTGTGTGGGCGATCGGCGACCTGCAGGGCTGCTATGACGTCACCCAGCGGCTGCTGGAGAAGATCCGCTTCGACCCGGCGCAGGACACCCTGTGGTTCTGCGGCGACCTGGTCAACCGCGGTGGCCAGTCGCTGGAAACGCTGCGGCTGGTGCATTCGCTGCGCGAGCACAGCGTGGTGGTGCTGGGCAACCATGACCTTTCGCTGCTGGCCGTCGGTGCACGCACCGAAGAGGAACAGCGCAAGGTCAACCCGGACCTGCTGCGCATCGTGCAGGCCGAGGACCGCGACGAACTACTGGACTGGCTGCGCCTGCAGAAGCTGGTGCACGTGGACCGCGAGCTGGGCTGGATGATGGTGCACGCCGGCCTGGCGCCGAAGTGGACCACGCAGATGGCCGAAAAGCATGCCGCCGAGGTCGAGGCGCAACTGCACGGTGCCGGCTACCGCAAGCTGTTCCGCAACATGTACGGCGACAAGCCGAGCTGGGCACCGAACCTGTCCGGCTACGACCGTTCACGCGCGATCATCAATGTGCTCACCCGCATGCGCTACTGCACTCCGCGCGGGCGCATCGGCATCGAGGACAAGGGCACGCCGGGCACGCAGGAACAGGGACTGTACCCCTGGTTCGAAGTGCCGGGCCGGGTCGAGCGCGACCTGAAGATCGTCTGCGGCCACTGGTCGGCGCTGGGCCTGACCATCACCCAGGGCGTGCATGCCATCGACACCGGCGCAGTCTGGGGCGGCAAGCTGACCGCGATCCAGCTCGATACCGACGAACTGCGCGTGGTGCAGGTGCCGGGCCGCGATGTCCCCGCACCCGTGCCCAACGCACGCCCGCCAGCGCGACCGGCGCACGAGCGCCCGGCGGCATCGGCGCAGGGCAAGGAACAGGGCGGCGGCAACACCCCGGCCGCCAACCCGGGCAACCGCGGCCCACGCCGTCGTCGTCGCCGTGGCGGCGGCGCGGGTGGTGGCTCTGCGGGCCCCGGCAGCAACAGTCCCCCGCCGCAGGCATGA
- a CDS encoding LemA family protein — translation MRLFTRVLPLMLLASLLSGCGYNAIQQKDEAVKASWSEVLNQYKRRADLVPNLVQTVKGFASQEERVLTEVTNARSRVGQINVNADDEASLKQFQQAQGELGSALSRLLVVTENYPVLKSDQNFRDLQAQLEGTENRITVARGRYIQQVQDYNTYIRSFPQVITAKIFGYKTKPNFTVENEAQISNAPAVDFGSAPQQQPAPQPGH, via the coding sequence ATGCGCCTGTTCACCCGTGTCCTGCCCCTGATGCTGCTGGCCTCCCTGCTGTCCGGCTGCGGCTACAACGCCATCCAGCAGAAGGATGAAGCGGTCAAGGCCAGCTGGTCCGAAGTGCTCAACCAGTACAAGCGCCGCGCCGATCTGGTGCCCAATCTGGTGCAGACCGTGAAGGGCTTTGCCAGCCAGGAAGAGCGCGTGCTGACCGAAGTCACCAACGCCCGCTCGCGTGTTGGCCAGATCAACGTCAACGCCGACGACGAAGCCTCGCTCAAGCAGTTCCAGCAGGCCCAGGGTGAACTCGGCAGCGCACTGTCGCGGCTGCTGGTGGTCACCGAGAACTACCCGGTGCTGAAGTCGGACCAGAACTTCCGCGACCTGCAGGCCCAGCTGGAAGGCACTGAAAACCGCATCACCGTCGCCCGCGGTCGCTACATCCAGCAGGTGCAGGACTACAACACCTACATCCGCTCGTTCCCGCAGGTGATCACCGCCAAGATCTTCGGTTACAAGACCAAGCCGAACTTCACCGTGGAAAACGAAGCGCAGATCTCCAACGCGCCGGCGGTCGATTTCGGCAGCGCGCCGCAGCAGCAGCCGGCACCGCAGCCGGGCCACTGA
- a CDS encoding DUF1287 domain-containing protein: MTRRGGAPWTVLLLTVALASGCQPSSAPAPADGGNAGLTPSQPQAPSPPLVAAARAQVGVTTRYDPTHQVLAYPGGDVPVDRGVCTDVVVRALRSQGLDLQARVHEDMRGNFSAYPAIWGLSRPDRNIDHRRVPNLMRWFERQGWQQPITAAATDYAAGDIVAWKLNGNGLLHVGIVSDRRLANGTPLVLHNIARGTREENLLFQHAIIGHYRMPQRQPR, encoded by the coding sequence ATGACGCGGCGCGGTGGGGCACCATGGACGGTGCTGCTGCTGACGGTGGCCCTGGCCAGCGGCTGCCAGCCCTCTTCGGCCCCGGCCCCCGCCGACGGCGGAAACGCCGGCCTCACGCCATCGCAACCGCAGGCGCCTTCGCCGCCGCTGGTGGCAGCGGCGCGCGCACAGGTCGGCGTCACCACCCGCTACGACCCTACGCATCAGGTGCTGGCCTATCCCGGCGGCGACGTTCCGGTTGATCGCGGCGTGTGCACCGACGTGGTGGTGCGTGCCCTGCGCAGCCAGGGCCTGGACCTGCAGGCGCGCGTGCATGAAGACATGCGCGGCAATTTCAGTGCCTATCCCGCGATCTGGGGCCTGTCACGGCCGGACCGCAACATCGATCATCGCCGTGTGCCGAACCTGATGCGCTGGTTCGAACGGCAGGGCTGGCAGCAACCGATCACGGCCGCCGCCACCGACTATGCGGCCGGCGACATCGTCGCCTGGAAGCTCAACGGCAACGGCCTGCTGCACGTGGGCATCGTCTCCGACCGGCGGCTGGCCAATGGCACGCCGCTGGTGCTGCACAACATCGCGCGCGGCACGCGCGAAGAGAACCTGTTGTTCCAGCACGCCATCATCGGGCATTACCGGATGCCGCAGCGACAGCCCAGGTAG